A single genomic interval of Burkholderia sp. HI2500 harbors:
- a CDS encoding GNAT family N-acetyltransferase, protein MSPILLNRVARTDAADLLAANRASRSHHLPWVDSFTDQAGFDQWFGRCLTGPNVGLVARERTSGAVVGVVNLNEIVGGVFQSAYLGYYGMVEFSRTGLMTEALRAAIGVAFGELGLHRLEANIQPGNHASIALVRRLGFTKEGFSPRYLRIGGEWRDHERWALLADSKPQARP, encoded by the coding sequence GTGAGCCCGATCCTGCTGAACCGCGTCGCCCGTACCGACGCCGCTGACCTGCTCGCCGCCAACCGCGCGAGCCGGAGCCACCATCTCCCGTGGGTCGATTCGTTCACCGACCAGGCGGGATTCGACCAGTGGTTCGGCCGCTGCCTCACGGGGCCGAACGTCGGCCTCGTCGCACGCGAACGCACGTCCGGGGCGGTGGTCGGCGTGGTGAACCTCAACGAGATCGTCGGCGGCGTGTTCCAGAGCGCGTATCTCGGGTACTACGGGATGGTGGAATTCAGCCGTACAGGGCTGATGACCGAAGCCCTGCGCGCGGCGATCGGCGTCGCGTTCGGCGAACTCGGGCTGCATCGGCTCGAAGCGAACATCCAGCCCGGCAACCACGCGTCGATTGCGCTGGTTCGGCGGCTCGGTTTCACGAAAGAGGGTTTTTCGCCGCGCTATCTGCGCATCGGCGGCGAATGGCGCGACCACGAACGGTGGGCGCTGCTGGCCGACAGCAAGCCCCAAGCGCGCCCCTGA
- the pbpC gene encoding penicillin-binding protein 1C translates to MIDQGLPRPARFAGRVFVAIVLAAPLVAHALPSYDDVRRNWRSSDWVLLARDGTPLQRTRVDLTERRGDWVSLADVSPAFREAIVVSEDKRFYEHSGVDWRGIAGAAWGNLWNERTRGASTVTMQLAGLLSDSPRRSGQRSLPQKASQAVNALLLERGWRKDQVLEAYLNLVPFRGETIGLAALSQVLFGKAPSGLDAREAAIAAALVRAPNATSAKVAERACRILRDMHAEQACASLDGYVQLVTARPAGAARDDGAALAPHFARRIAAEVRPTAGAQIRTTLDAPLQRFARDTLVRALTELNAPAHRRNVQDGAVVVIDNATGEIRAWVGSSGALSGARDVDAVLAPRQAGSTLKPFLYAQAIDEKRLTAASLLDDAPINLAAGGGLYIPQNYDKDFKGWVSVRSALGGSLNVPAVRTLVLVTPHRFARTLTALGLPLAQEGDYYGFSLALGSADVTLLSLTNAYRALANGGVARKVIDVPAPASGAAGASAASPARAADGTRVFSDAASFVVTDILSDNNARVRTFGFDNPLATRFFSAVKTGTSKDMRDNWTVGFTSRYTVGVWVGNADGSPMWDVSGVTGASPVWSAVVGYLHRDQPSRAPRAPAGVETRRITFERDIEPSRNEWFIAGTAVDTIRLAAPVTPGKDGARAPLTIGTPTDGTIFAIDPDIPPKNQRIWFERSAGRATKFAWRLDDKVIGHADRIAWMPWPGRHRLELVDARGKVADTIRFEVRGAFAKAAARGPN, encoded by the coding sequence ATGATCGATCAGGGTTTGCCGCGGCCGGCGCGTTTCGCCGGCCGCGTATTCGTCGCCATCGTGCTGGCCGCACCGCTCGTCGCGCATGCGCTGCCGAGCTACGACGACGTGCGCCGCAACTGGCGCAGCTCCGACTGGGTGCTGCTCGCGCGCGACGGCACGCCGCTGCAGCGCACGCGCGTCGATCTCACCGAGCGGCGCGGCGACTGGGTGTCGCTCGCCGACGTGTCGCCCGCGTTTCGCGAGGCGATCGTCGTGTCCGAAGACAAGCGCTTTTATGAGCACAGCGGCGTCGACTGGCGCGGCATCGCCGGCGCCGCGTGGGGCAACCTGTGGAACGAGCGCACGCGCGGCGCGTCGACCGTCACGATGCAGCTCGCCGGGCTGCTCAGCGATTCGCCGCGCCGCTCGGGCCAGCGCTCGCTGCCGCAGAAGGCGTCGCAGGCGGTCAACGCGCTGCTGCTCGAACGCGGCTGGCGCAAGGACCAGGTGCTCGAGGCATACCTGAACCTCGTGCCGTTCCGCGGCGAGACGATCGGCCTTGCCGCGCTGTCGCAGGTGCTGTTCGGCAAGGCGCCGTCGGGCCTCGACGCCCGCGAAGCCGCGATCGCGGCCGCGCTCGTGCGCGCGCCCAACGCAACCTCCGCGAAAGTCGCCGAGCGTGCATGCCGGATCCTGCGCGACATGCATGCCGAGCAGGCCTGCGCGTCGCTCGACGGCTACGTGCAGCTCGTCACCGCGCGCCCGGCCGGCGCCGCGCGCGACGACGGCGCCGCCCTCGCCCCGCACTTCGCGCGACGCATCGCGGCCGAGGTCCGGCCAACGGCCGGCGCGCAGATACGCACGACCCTCGATGCGCCGCTGCAGCGCTTCGCGCGCGACACGCTGGTGCGCGCGCTGACCGAACTCAACGCACCCGCGCACCGGCGCAACGTGCAGGACGGCGCAGTCGTCGTGATCGACAACGCGACCGGCGAGATTCGCGCGTGGGTCGGCTCGTCCGGCGCGCTGTCGGGCGCGCGCGACGTCGATGCCGTGCTCGCGCCGCGCCAGGCCGGCTCGACGCTCAAGCCGTTCCTGTATGCGCAGGCGATCGACGAGAAACGGCTGACGGCCGCGTCGCTGCTCGACGATGCGCCGATCAACCTCGCCGCCGGCGGCGGCCTGTACATTCCGCAGAACTACGACAAGGATTTCAAGGGCTGGGTAAGCGTGCGCAGCGCGCTCGGCGGCTCGCTGAACGTGCCGGCCGTGCGCACGCTCGTGCTCGTCACGCCGCACCGCTTCGCGCGCACGCTGACCGCGCTCGGCCTGCCGCTCGCGCAGGAAGGCGACTACTACGGCTTCAGCCTCGCGCTCGGCAGCGCGGACGTCACGCTGCTGTCGCTGACCAACGCGTACCGCGCGCTTGCGAACGGCGGCGTCGCGCGCAAGGTCATCGACGTGCCGGCGCCGGCGTCCGGTGCAGCCGGCGCATCGGCCGCGTCACCCGCCCGCGCAGCCGACGGCACGCGCGTGTTCAGCGACGCGGCCAGCTTCGTCGTGACCGACATCCTCTCCGACAACAACGCGCGCGTGCGCACGTTCGGCTTCGACAATCCGCTCGCGACGCGCTTCTTCTCGGCGGTCAAGACCGGCACCAGCAAGGACATGCGCGACAACTGGACCGTCGGTTTCACGTCGCGCTATACGGTCGGCGTGTGGGTCGGCAATGCGGACGGCTCGCCGATGTGGGACGTGTCGGGCGTCACGGGCGCGTCGCCGGTGTGGTCGGCCGTCGTCGGCTACCTGCACCGCGACCAGCCGAGCCGTGCGCCGCGCGCGCCGGCCGGCGTCGAGACGCGCCGCATCACGTTCGAACGCGATATCGAACCGTCGCGCAACGAGTGGTTCATCGCGGGAACGGCGGTCGACACGATCCGGCTCGCCGCCCCCGTCACGCCGGGCAAGGACGGCGCGCGCGCGCCGCTGACGATCGGCACGCCGACCGACGGCACGATCTTCGCGATCGATCCGGACATTCCGCCGAAGAACCAGCGGATCTGGTTCGAGCGCTCGGCCGGACGCGCGACGAAGTTCGCGTGGCGGCTCGACGACAAGGTGATCGGGCATGCCGATCGCATCGCGTGGATGCCGTGGCCGGGCCGGCACCGCCTCGAACTCGTCGATGCGCGCGGCAAGGTGGCCGATACGATCCGCTTCGAGGTGCGCGGCGCGTTCGCGAAGGCGGCCGCGCGCGGGCCGAACTGA